The Ruminococcaceae bacterium R-25 genomic interval GCAAAACCGCAAAACAGAAGGGCAAGAGCGTAGGCCTGCGCATCAATCCCGAATGTTCGACTCAGGAAGGCCACGAGATCTACGATCCCTGTGCAAAGGGCAGCCGTCTGGGCGTTACCAGAAGCGTTTGGGATAAGGAAATGACTCCCGAAGCATATGAACTTCTGGACGGCATCCATTTCCACACCCTGTGCGAACAGAACTCCGATGCTCTTGAGATCACTTTGAAGGCAGTCGAGGAAAAATTCGGCGATATCCTTCCTGACATGAAGTGGCTCAACATGGGCGGCGGCCATCACATCACAAAAGAAGATTACGATATTGAGAAGTTAGAACGCCTTCTCGTATATGCAAAAGATAAGTGGGATGTTGAAGTCTATCTCGAACCCGGCGAAGCAGTTGCATTAAATGCAGGTTATCTTTTGACCCGCGTGCTTGATATCGCAGAGAATTCCGGTGAGAAGATCGCGATTCTGGATTCGAGCGCTGCCTGCCATATGCCGGACGTTATTGAGATGCCTTATACTCCGCCACTCTTAAATGCCGAGAGTGATATCTCAAAGCCATACCGTTACAGGCTCGGAGGACCTACGTGCCTTTCAGGAGATGTAATAGGCGATTACAGCTTTGACAGTGAGCTTCAGACAGGAGATCTGCTTGTCTTCGGTGACATGGCGATCTATACGACGGTAAAGAATAACACATTCAACGGAATGCCTCTGCCTGATATCTACAGCCTTAAGACTGACGGTACGACAGAGAGATTAACGGATTTCGGTTATTCTGATTTTAAGTGCAGGCTTGGCCGTAAGAAATAAGCAGCTAAATTTACTCAACCACATTCAGTATTAATTCAGTTTTCATTAATTTGCTGAGAAGCACTTATATATAATTGAGTATGAATTCTTTGATGAACGGGGTTAGGAAAAATGTGTAAGCACTTAAAGCATTTATGTTATTTCATGTTGTTGGGAACCATAACGGCTTTTCTTGTATGTTCATGCTCTCAGACTGAGAAAGAAACAACAGTCAGCGAGTCTGTAACAGCAGTTGAAAGTACAACGGAAGAGACAACAACTGCAGATGAAGCTGAAACTGAAAAAGAAATATCCAAAAGAGTTGAGCTGGGTTCTGTTCTTGGCTTTGAGAATTGTTATGCCGTGATTGAGTCAGGTGCCCCCGATTTCTATTATTGGTATGTTTTCAATTCAGAAGGCAAGGAGATTGCCTGCCAATTCTCTTACGGGTGCGACAGCAAGCCTGATATCGTAATTGCTGACATTGATGGTGACGGCAGCGACGAACTGATAAGCAACTGCTGTTATGGCGCAGACGGAGCTGAGCGCGCCTATGTTTTCCGTAACAGGAACGGAGTAATCGAAGCAGGCATGGTCGATCTGGAAAAGATCCAAAAAGAACTTGGCACAGCTTTTGGTGCCAATAAATATAAGGTCTGTTACTCAGCAGATAAAAACCAGTTAGTATTTATTAATAGTCAGGATAATCAAGAGCGTGTTCTTTCGATGGATGATATGATATTTAAAGAATACACGCGTGATATGTTCTGATTTGCCTTAAGAATAACAGGAGTCTGCCGTGAAGAAAGTATTTGCGACATTATTAACAGCAACATTTTTATTGACTTCTTGCACTGCGGTGAATGAATCAACTGTCAGCAGTGTTTCTGAAACGGAAATATCTTCTTCTGAGACGACGACAACTGTTGAATCAACGGCTTTG includes:
- a CDS encoding carboxynorspermidine decarboxylase, whose product is MNMSRIFDGLTSNMDNIRELKTPCYVIDEKKLIKNAEVLSSVMSHTGCKILLAQKAFSNYDFYPLISGFLSGTEASGLFEARLGKEEMPEGEVHVFCAAYRDDEFDELLKYADHIVFNTVTQFKKFGKTAKQKGKSVGLRINPECSTQEGHEIYDPCAKGSRLGVTRSVWDKEMTPEAYELLDGIHFHTLCEQNSDALEITLKAVEEKFGDILPDMKWLNMGGGHHITKEDYDIEKLERLLVYAKDKWDVEVYLEPGEAVALNAGYLLTRVLDIAENSGEKIAILDSSAACHMPDVIEMPYTPPLLNAESDISKPYRYRLGGPTCLSGDVIGDYSFDSELQTGDLLVFGDMAIYTTVKNNTFNGMPLPDIYSLKTDGTTERLTDFGYSDFKCRLGRKK